The following nucleotide sequence is from Rhodothermales bacterium.
ATATAGCTGAGCACGGCCGATTTCCTGACTCCGCGCCTGCCCCCGCAGCGCCTGTCGAAGGGGAAGTCGAGGCCGTCAACATCGTAGTCGGTCAGACGCTGCTGTACTGGGCGGCGACGTCGCTGTTCGATGACATCCCGCCGATGTACGAGATGTACCACTATCCTGCGCTCTTTGCAGCGTGGCTGGCACTGTTCTTCACGGCACTCAATCTTTTGCCAGTCGGGCAACTTGACGGTGGGCACATTCTGTATGCCCTCGTCGGAAGACGCTGGCATCGCATTCTGGCACGCGGATTTGTGCTTGCGTTGCTCCTGTCCGGCGGCGTCGGGTTTATGTTCGACGCGGCACCCGGCATGGACGAGTTCCGGATCTGGCTGGGTCCGTATAACTGGGTAGCGCTGACGGCAATCTACTACCTCTACCTCCTGCGAGTCTTCGACGCCAACCATGGCCAGATCGCTCCGGCGCTCCTCGGACTCATGCTCGCTACGGTACTCGTCTCTCTTGCCGAGCCCCTGGCGACGGCCATCGGTCACAGCGGCTGGCTCGTATGGTGCCTGCTCATCGTCTTCCTCATCAAAGTGGATCATCCGCCGATCGCCCAGACGCAACCGCTGAGCCGCGGACGGATACTGCTGGGCGTTATCTCCATGATCATTTTCGTCCTGTGCTTTAGCATCCAGCCCATCACGGTTATGTGATGGTGAACGGTTTTGACCACACCCACGCGGTACGTAGTTTTCGGGCCGCCATTCATTCCTCGACGCCAGTCACACTCACCGCAAACCCCTCTGCATGGCATTCCACTGCTACGAAGGTTGACTTTCCCACGCCAGATCTATTGCGCAGAGCGGACGGACGTATCGTGAATCATTCAGGCCGAATTAGGGTCGCCGCGGCCATTGCGGGGCTGTCGTTCCTGGTATTATCCGGGTGCGACTCTGCACCGGGTGCCGGCGTATCAGGCGGAACGCCACCCTCAGTGAGGGAATTGTCGTTCACCCCTTCAGTCGTTGATGTGGCCACTCTTCCTCCCCAACAGCGAACGGAGACGTCGGCGCAGATTCCGTTTTCGGCCAGGGTAACCGTCCAGGATGGAGACGCACTCGTCGGTGAAGTGACGATCGTCGTAAAGTCTCTCTTCGCCGGCGAGGAACCGGTGTTCGTCGGGCCGATGACCGCACGCGACGGGCTCTTTGTGGCCAACACGACCCTGTCATTACGCTTTGCGGGCGAGCCACCCGTAGTGGAAAACGTCGAGGCAGATCCCGAGGTCGTTCAGCCACCGACCACCTTTCGGCTGATTGCCACGGTGACCGACGCCGACGGCCTGGACGATATTCTGCGTGTCGAGGGTACGACCCCCAACGGCAGTGAGTTCATTCTTTTTGATGACGGCGCCAGCAGCGGGGACGAGGTAGCAGCCGACGGACGGTTCACGGCCACGTTCGATGTGCCAGCCGCATCCCCAGGGGTACAGATCTTCCGCATTCAGGCATTCGACCGGGTTCGCTTCGGCAACTATCCCGTAGCGGTTTTCGCAGTGGATCAGGAAGGACGACTCAGCAACCAGACCCACGGCACGCTGCGATTCGGTTCCTCAGAGCCGACGGCAGGCA
It contains:
- a CDS encoding site-2 protease family protein produces the protein MLAYDMEGTAAFIEDGLIFGVSLLLFLTVHEFGHYFAARYHGIRTSLPYYIPLPLIGIGTLGAVIRIRQPIPNMNSLFDVGVAGPVAGFVIACVVLFGALVTLPSPEYMMDLPGHDEMKDYIAEHGRFPDSAPAPAAPVEGEVEAVNIVVGQTLLYWAATSLFDDIPPMYEMYHYPALFAAWLALFFTALNLLPVGQLDGGHILYALVGRRWHRILARGFVLALLLSGGVGFMFDAAPGMDEFRIWLGPYNWVALTAIYYLYLLRVFDANHGQIAPALLGLMLATVLVSLAEPLATAIGHSGWLVWCLLIVFLIKVDHPPIAQTQPLSRGRILLGVISMIIFVLCFSIQPITVM